Proteins encoded in a region of the Enterococcus gilvus ATCC BAA-350 genome:
- a CDS encoding acyltransferase family protein: MEKRDAYFDNAKLFLMILVVFGHLLQPLADDHPLYNDLYYFIFTFHMPAFILISGYFTKSGPKPIMNLVKKLLVPYLFFQLLYSGYYTLIGLQDSFSFDLGIPQWSLWFLLSLFCWNVLLHLTNYFSVKRILLASVVVALLVGYFPIFDRYLALQRTLTFFPYFMAGYALPKSWIEKLKTYPKKWIAVLLFGGLFLFIKGNDLINKYWVFGSKPYEDYLNHPILGGPQRLLFFAAGLVGILAFLLVVPKNRHFFSTWGKNTLTVYLLHGFLVKGLRAMDLTIEANTMAILVLFIFSMLVTVLLSSKRVGQWIEKGKQVLQPSL, encoded by the coding sequence ATGGAAAAACGCGATGCCTATTTTGACAACGCAAAACTTTTCTTGATGATCTTAGTGGTATTTGGTCATCTTCTTCAACCACTTGCAGATGATCATCCTTTGTACAATGATTTGTACTATTTCATTTTCACGTTCCATATGCCGGCGTTTATTTTGATATCAGGCTATTTTACGAAAAGTGGACCGAAACCGATTATGAATTTAGTAAAAAAATTATTAGTGCCGTATCTATTTTTTCAACTGCTGTATTCAGGATATTATACGCTGATCGGTCTACAGGATTCCTTTAGTTTCGATTTGGGGATTCCTCAGTGGTCATTATGGTTTCTATTGAGCCTATTCTGTTGGAATGTTCTGCTTCATTTGACAAATTATTTCTCAGTGAAGCGCATTTTACTTGCCAGTGTAGTCGTAGCGTTGCTGGTCGGGTATTTTCCGATTTTTGACCGCTATTTGGCACTTCAACGAACATTGACTTTTTTCCCGTACTTTATGGCAGGCTATGCACTTCCTAAGTCTTGGATCGAGAAACTGAAGACCTACCCTAAAAAATGGATCGCTGTTTTATTGTTCGGAGGATTGTTTTTATTCATAAAAGGGAATGATTTGATCAACAAATATTGGGTGTTCGGGTCTAAACCCTATGAAGATTATTTGAATCACCCCATTCTTGGTGGACCGCAGCGGCTGCTCTTTTTTGCGGCTGGACTCGTGGGTATTCTCGCCTTTTTATTAGTAGTCCCGAAGAACCGTCATTTTTTCTCTACATGGGGAAAAAACACCCTGACCGTTTATTTGCTCCATGGCTTTTTAGTAAAGGGCTTGCGGGCAATGGATCTGACTATTGAGGCCAACACGATGGCGATCCTCGTATTATTCATCTTCAGTATGCTTGTGACAGTCCTGCTATCAAGCAAGCGAGTCGGTCAATGGATCGAAAAAGGAAAGCAGGTTTTACAGCCGAGTTTGTAA
- a CDS encoding C1 family peptidase — protein sequence MTKITNERTQAFRKAFEKNSKQIALQRGVVKNGIRASAENVQAHVENTPIFSIDLATGKVANQKQSGRCWMFAALNTFRHKLLTTYQLKDFELSQNYTFFWDKYEKANYFYENILNTAQQDVTSREVAFLLQTPQQDGGQWDMIVSLFQKYGVVPKAVMPESSNSSNSRDLNNYLNKLLRKHAVLLRQMVVEKATEEEIQANREAMLQEVYNLLSISLGTPPAAFDFEYRDEEKNYHLDQDLTPKSFYEKYIDLNLEDYVSIINAPTDDKPFMKSYTVDMLGNVVDGKEVKYLNLEMADFKALAVKQLEQGESVWFGCDVGQSSTRDSGIMALDAYDVEDLFDVDLTMTKAERLDYGESMMTHAMVLTGVDIINDQSKKWKVENSWGEKVGDNGFFVMSDDWMDEYTYQIVVRKEFLTPEQLAAFEAEPTVLAPWDPMGALA from the coding sequence ATGACAAAAATTACGAACGAACGAACTCAAGCTTTTCGTAAGGCTTTTGAAAAGAATTCTAAACAGATCGCATTACAACGAGGTGTAGTAAAAAATGGGATTCGGGCCTCTGCGGAAAACGTGCAAGCACATGTAGAGAACACCCCGATCTTTTCCATTGATCTTGCGACCGGGAAAGTCGCCAATCAAAAACAATCTGGACGTTGCTGGATGTTTGCGGCGCTAAATACCTTCCGTCACAAATTATTGACGACATATCAGTTGAAAGACTTTGAACTTTCGCAAAATTACACATTCTTTTGGGATAAATATGAAAAAGCCAATTATTTCTATGAGAATATATTGAATACTGCGCAACAGGATGTGACCAGTCGCGAAGTCGCCTTTTTATTACAGACGCCTCAACAAGATGGTGGACAATGGGACATGATCGTGTCACTCTTCCAAAAATACGGAGTCGTGCCAAAAGCTGTGATGCCTGAAAGCAGCAATAGCTCAAATTCTCGGGACTTAAATAATTATTTAAATAAATTATTGCGTAAACATGCCGTACTGTTGCGTCAAATGGTAGTCGAAAAAGCAACTGAAGAAGAGATTCAAGCAAATCGAGAAGCGATGCTGCAAGAAGTCTATAATCTTTTGTCGATCTCACTGGGAACACCGCCTGCTGCTTTCGATTTTGAATACCGCGATGAAGAAAAAAATTATCATCTAGATCAGGACTTAACTCCTAAAAGCTTTTATGAAAAATACATTGATCTGAACTTAGAGGACTATGTAAGTATCATCAATGCGCCAACTGATGACAAACCCTTCATGAAATCCTATACCGTGGATATGTTGGGAAATGTCGTCGATGGCAAAGAAGTGAAGTATTTGAATCTGGAAATGGCTGATTTTAAAGCATTAGCCGTAAAACAATTGGAACAAGGCGAGTCTGTCTGGTTTGGTTGTGATGTCGGACAGTCCTCCACTCGGGACAGCGGCATCATGGCATTGGACGCATATGATGTAGAGGATTTGTTTGATGTCGATTTGACCATGACCAAAGCGGAACGATTGGATTACGGGGAAAGCATGATGACGCATGCCATGGTCTTGACGGGTGTGGATATCATTAATGATCAATCTAAAAAATGGAAAGTTGAAAACAGCTGGGGTGAAAAAGTCGGGGATAATGGCTTCTTTGTAATGAGCGATGACTGGATGGATGAGTATACTTATCAAATCGTTGTCCGCAAAGAATTCTTAACACCTGAACAGCTCGCTGCTTTTGAAGCAGAACCAACTGTTCTCGCACCATGGGACCCAATGGGCGCTTTGGCGTAA
- a CDS encoding tyrosine-protein phosphatase, translating into MSKRLSVRHAENMRELGGYETKDGQKIAYRKLIRSASINHLDDQDKNYLNAYGIKKVIDFRSLEERETQPDQAIPEAENIFLPIFPIEETETASASPKKMMHRMQNGENARQQMIEVYTHFVTDAHVRGQYRKFFDLALDNSEAEKGLLFHCTAGKDRTGFAAALLLSSFGVDNETIMTDYLATNRYLKIVVQEMYEKAELAGVPAEALHGIEDMMSAKEIYLQTSFEKIKEQYGTVAAFIHDGIGVSTQEINDLKKIYLL; encoded by the coding sequence ATGTCTAAACGTCTATCGGTTCGTCATGCAGAAAATATGCGTGAGTTGGGCGGCTATGAAACAAAAGATGGGCAAAAAATAGCGTATCGGAAATTGATTCGTTCAGCAAGCATCAATCATCTGGATGATCAGGATAAAAATTATTTAAACGCGTATGGGATCAAAAAGGTCATTGATTTTCGTTCGTTAGAAGAACGCGAGACACAGCCGGATCAAGCCATACCAGAAGCGGAAAATATTTTTCTTCCCATTTTTCCAATTGAAGAAACAGAAACGGCCTCTGCTTCGCCGAAAAAAATGATGCATCGAATGCAAAATGGCGAAAATGCGCGCCAACAAATGATCGAGGTGTATACGCATTTTGTAACAGATGCACATGTTCGAGGGCAATACCGTAAATTCTTTGATCTGGCCTTGGACAATAGTGAAGCGGAAAAAGGACTGCTGTTCCATTGTACAGCAGGAAAGGACCGCACTGGATTTGCGGCGGCACTGTTATTAAGCAGCTTTGGGGTGGATAATGAAACGATCATGACAGATTATCTAGCCACAAATCGTTATTTAAAAATAGTCGTACAGGAGATGTACGAGAAGGCTGAACTTGCTGGTGTACCTGCGGAAGCTTTGCATGGCATCGAAGATATGATGTCAGCGAAAGAAATTTATTTGCAAACCAGCTTTGAAAAAATCAAGGAGCAGTATGGAACGGTAGCAGCATTTATTCATGACGGTATCGGCGTATCAACACAAGAGATCAACGATTTGAAAAAAATCTATTTACTGTGA
- a CDS encoding fructosamine kinase family protein, whose amino-acid sequence MEALLNYLNLHSKAVPIGGGDINQAYRVTDGDQDYFLKYHPQMTADFFQAEVDGLKELGNAVRVPETYQHGSYEDAAFLLMEWIEPGEGDQKDLALELSKLHGMKALNFGYKRNNFMGLLPQINTKSKDWWSFYFANRLEVQIKIANERNHWTTQREKNYQLFKEWVYQKWGTMSFEPTLLHGDFWSGNTFFDIHGQPVFVDPAVSYGHREMDLAMSQLFGGFRQEFIDSYQEISPMRAGWQDRLAVYQLYYLLVHLNIFGESYGNAVDRVLALGGK is encoded by the coding sequence ATGGAGGCATTGCTAAATTATTTAAACCTGCATTCAAAAGCTGTACCCATTGGCGGCGGAGATATCAATCAAGCCTACCGCGTCACAGACGGCGATCAGGATTATTTTTTGAAATACCATCCACAAATGACAGCTGATTTTTTTCAAGCAGAGGTCGACGGATTGAAGGAACTGGGGAATGCGGTGCGCGTACCTGAGACCTATCAACACGGAAGTTATGAGGACGCGGCCTTTCTTTTAATGGAATGGATCGAGCCTGGCGAGGGAGATCAAAAGGATCTGGCCCTTGAATTAAGCAAACTTCATGGGATGAAGGCCCTCAATTTTGGGTATAAAAGAAATAATTTTATGGGGCTTCTGCCTCAGATCAATACAAAATCAAAAGATTGGTGGTCCTTTTATTTCGCGAATCGGTTAGAGGTTCAAATCAAAATAGCGAACGAGCGAAATCATTGGACTACGCAGAGGGAAAAAAATTATCAGTTATTTAAAGAGTGGGTCTATCAAAAATGGGGTACAATGTCTTTTGAACCAACTCTGCTGCATGGAGATTTCTGGAGCGGCAATACCTTTTTTGACATTCACGGGCAGCCCGTCTTTGTCGATCCAGCAGTATCTTATGGTCATCGAGAAATGGATCTAGCCATGTCACAGCTTTTTGGCGGGTTTCGCCAGGAGTTTATTGACAGCTATCAGGAAATTTCACCGATGCGTGCAGGTTGGCAAGATCGACTTGCGGTTTATCAACTGTACTATCTACTCGTTCATCTGAATATTTTTGGTGAGAGTTATGGGAATGCGGTAGATCGTGTTTTAGCTTTAGGAGGAAAGTAA
- a CDS encoding acyl-[acyl-carrier-protein] thioesterase yields the protein MGKRYTINHEVAYYECDINQNMTFPALLSVAIKASSDQSDELQRGTEYINTLGITWVITQTEVTIDRLPQVGEHINITTVPTEFNRFFCYRSYYVYDEAGEEIVKINMSFVLMDIENRKMSSVDAELMAPFESTPIKKIHRWPKIEKVEGNQKQLYHVRYYDLDSNHHVNNAMYFNWLIDVLGYDFMTQHEASYVNVKFDKEVLYGNDIESYYEIVDGEEVKTRHEIRLGDQLACEANILWQKRS from the coding sequence TTGGGAAAAAGATACACCATCAATCATGAAGTCGCCTATTACGAGTGCGATATCAATCAAAATATGACATTTCCAGCGTTGTTAAGTGTAGCAATAAAAGCCTCGTCCGATCAAAGCGATGAGTTGCAGCGAGGAACAGAGTACATCAATACTTTAGGCATCACATGGGTGATCACACAAACGGAGGTAACGATTGATCGATTGCCTCAAGTTGGCGAGCACATCAACATAACGACAGTTCCGACAGAATTCAATCGATTTTTCTGTTATCGGAGCTACTACGTATATGACGAAGCAGGAGAAGAAATCGTAAAAATCAACATGTCATTTGTGTTGATGGACATTGAGAATCGAAAGATGAGCAGTGTGGATGCAGAATTGATGGCTCCTTTTGAGTCTACACCAATCAAAAAGATTCATCGCTGGCCAAAAATCGAAAAGGTCGAAGGAAACCAGAAGCAGCTGTACCATGTTCGCTATTACGATCTTGACAGCAATCATCACGTGAATAATGCCATGTACTTCAATTGGCTGATCGATGTTCTTGGATATGATTTTATGACACAACACGAAGCCAGCTATGTGAATGTCAAATTCGATAAAGAAGTCTTATACGGCAATGACATCGAAAGCTATTATGAAATAGTTGATGGAGAAGAAGTAAAAACGCGCCACGAGATCCGTTTGGGCGATCAACTCGCGTGTGAAGCAAATATTCTATGGCAAAAAAGAAGCTGA
- a CDS encoding asparaginase — protein MKRILILHTGGTISMSQDADGAVRPDKKNPLLAAGQELRLPADIELIVEDFSNLPSPHITVETMFELKERIKAAKEEGLDSVVITHGTDTLEETAYFLEMTIGDRMPIILTGAMRSINELGSDGLYNFECAIRVAASENAIGKGVLVVMNDEVHSARYVTKTHTTNVATFRTPTLGPIGLVTKSKILFKQELPATTRYDIESFDAMIPIIKVFAGMQGDFFELLDQGITVDGIVVEALGAGNLPPQTLPPFYHLLEKGLPIVLVSRCFNGIAEPVYDYHGGGVELAQHGVIFCNGINSQKARLKLLIALNANLSKKELKRFLEE, from the coding sequence ATGAAACGGATTTTGATTTTGCACACAGGCGGAACGATCTCAATGAGCCAAGATGCGGATGGCGCTGTTCGTCCAGATAAAAAAAATCCTTTGTTAGCAGCCGGCCAGGAATTACGTTTGCCTGCTGATATTGAATTAATTGTAGAAGATTTCTCGAACTTGCCTTCTCCTCACATCACTGTTGAGACGATGTTTGAATTGAAAGAACGCATCAAAGCAGCCAAAGAGGAAGGACTCGATAGTGTCGTTATCACTCACGGAACAGACACGTTAGAGGAAACAGCCTATTTTCTAGAAATGACGATTGGCGACCGGATGCCGATCATTTTAACAGGTGCCATGCGCTCGATCAACGAGCTGGGAAGTGACGGTCTTTATAATTTCGAGTGCGCCATACGAGTAGCTGCTTCAGAGAACGCTATTGGGAAAGGTGTGCTGGTAGTCATGAACGACGAGGTCCACAGTGCGCGTTATGTTACGAAGACCCATACGACGAATGTCGCGACCTTCAGAACACCTACCTTAGGCCCGATCGGATTAGTCACAAAATCAAAAATTCTTTTCAAGCAAGAATTGCCCGCGACCACACGCTATGACATTGAGAGCTTCGATGCCATGATTCCTATTATTAAAGTCTTTGCCGGGATGCAGGGGGATTTCTTTGAACTATTAGATCAAGGAATTACTGTTGACGGCATCGTTGTGGAGGCTTTAGGGGCTGGAAATTTGCCGCCGCAAACATTACCGCCTTTTTATCATTTATTGGAAAAAGGACTGCCCATCGTTTTAGTTTCGCGCTGCTTCAATGGCATCGCCGAACCTGTTTATGACTATCATGGCGGCGGTGTGGAATTGGCACAGCATGGTGTGATCTTCTGTAATGGGATCAACAGCCAAAAAGCTAGATTAAAACTACTCATTGCTTTGAACGCGAATCTTTCAAAAAAAGAACTGAAGCGTTTTTTAGAAGAATAA
- a CDS encoding DUF72 domain-containing protein → MIRIGLTSFNEHISLTGKKNSSLYEYAGYLPLVELDTNYYGIATKKSVENWLSQVPEEFRFVVKLYSGFTGQSKWQDSYPSMAAMQEHFLETLQPMIESKKLFCFLAQFPAQFKCTKESVAYLETLRELFPNLPVAIELRDYSWYAKEFIEKTHQLMQSLNFSLVMVDEPQLPDTVPLDTTVTNNTFSLFRFHGRNQAYWNDRTGDWRKKRTLYRYNQAELESLGEKIQQVAQDTKEVGVIFNNNSGGDAADNAMHIKKILNLEYEGLNPSQIDLF, encoded by the coding sequence ATGATTCGAATTGGATTAACTTCTTTTAATGAACACATTAGTTTGACTGGAAAAAAGAACTCGTCCTTGTATGAATACGCCGGCTACTTGCCATTGGTCGAGTTAGACACGAACTATTACGGCATTGCCACGAAAAAGTCTGTCGAAAATTGGTTATCTCAAGTTCCTGAAGAGTTTCGTTTTGTGGTGAAACTGTATTCAGGATTCACAGGACAAAGTAAATGGCAGGATAGTTATCCTTCTATGGCCGCAATGCAGGAGCATTTTTTAGAAACCCTGCAACCGATGATCGAAAGTAAAAAGTTATTTTGCTTTTTAGCGCAATTTCCGGCACAATTTAAGTGTACGAAAGAAAGTGTTGCCTACTTAGAAACGCTGCGGGAGCTCTTTCCAAATTTACCAGTCGCAATCGAGCTGAGAGACTACAGCTGGTATGCCAAAGAGTTTATCGAAAAGACGCATCAGCTCATGCAATCACTAAATTTTAGCCTGGTGATGGTGGATGAGCCGCAATTGCCAGATACAGTACCATTAGATACGACAGTGACAAACAACACCTTCAGCTTGTTCCGATTCCATGGAAGGAACCAAGCCTATTGGAATGATCGCACGGGGGATTGGCGCAAAAAACGCACATTGTACCGTTACAATCAGGCTGAACTGGAATCATTAGGTGAGAAAATCCAGCAAGTCGCCCAGGATACGAAGGAAGTTGGCGTTATTTTTAATAACAATTCCGGCGGTGACGCGGCGGACAATGCGATGCACATAAAAAAGATTCTCAACTTGGAGTATGAGGGACTGAATCCGAGCCAAATCGATTTATTCTAA
- a CDS encoding Cof-type HAD-IIB family hydrolase has product MIKAIFFDIDGTLITSDSKVLDTTREAIRLAQEQGIFCGVATGRGPVKIKERIDYLPLDVFVTYNGQVVYTKEKEIYLRPFSPETLQRIVAFADREHRQIIFGGRRRVDGSHLMKWSQKSFLKRIAGWMPKWFPVRSTRRLLQSFSPNREKGRYKKLTILQEPIYQCVLFSAENEASRLKELLPDCSFQRSNPYSVDIVPKDGSKYQGILEFTKAAGINLDEVMAFGDHYNDIEMIRKVGIGVAMGNGLSEVKEQADYVTATNEKDGIYQALKHFEII; this is encoded by the coding sequence ATGATAAAAGCCATTTTTTTTGATATTGACGGAACATTAATCACAAGTGATTCAAAAGTACTGGATACCACACGTGAAGCAATCCGATTAGCCCAAGAGCAAGGGATATTTTGCGGAGTCGCAACAGGAAGAGGGCCAGTAAAAATCAAAGAAAGAATCGATTATTTGCCATTGGATGTTTTTGTTACCTACAATGGTCAAGTGGTCTATACAAAAGAAAAAGAAATTTATCTTCGTCCATTTTCACCCGAGACATTGCAACGTATCGTTGCATTCGCTGATAGGGAGCACCGTCAGATCATATTCGGTGGACGTCGGCGAGTGGACGGCAGTCATTTGATGAAGTGGTCGCAAAAATCGTTCTTGAAACGAATTGCTGGCTGGATGCCAAAGTGGTTTCCAGTACGATCGACGCGAAGGCTGCTGCAATCGTTTAGTCCCAATCGAGAAAAGGGTCGTTATAAAAAATTGACGATCTTGCAAGAACCGATCTATCAATGTGTTCTGTTCAGTGCAGAAAATGAGGCTTCTCGATTGAAAGAGTTATTGCCAGATTGTTCTTTTCAGCGATCCAATCCCTATTCTGTTGATATTGTACCCAAGGATGGCTCAAAATATCAGGGGATTCTAGAATTTACTAAAGCTGCGGGCATCAACCTAGACGAAGTGATGGCGTTTGGAGATCATTATAACGACATTGAGATGATTCGAAAGGTTGGGATCGGAGTCGCAATGGGCAATGGATTGTCTGAAGTGAAAGAGCAAGCGGACTATGTTACTGCTACAAATGAAAAAGACGGCATTTATCAAGCATTGAAACATTTTGAAATTATTTAG
- a CDS encoding aspartate kinase: MKVIKFGGSSVASAEQLKKVLTIVSDDTRRRFVVVSAPGKRTNKDKKVTDLLIQFYNAVAYKQETDELIREIVARYTEIASEFHVDEDIEHRFTHELQQLQENYDEADPYALDSFLASGENLNAQLIAACFRKSGMKARYINPKELGITVSDEPQNARILEESYEKIYEWRETEEILIIPGFFGYTRDGHLCTFSRGGSDITGSIVAAGLKADLYENFTDVDGIFAASPKYIHAPELIQCATYREIRELTYAGFTVFHDEALMPAFKAQIPVIIKNTNNPECQGTLIKKDFENESRNEVVGVASDGGFCGITVGKYLLNREVGIVRRILQILEDLHIGFEHMPSGIDDISIILRERQLTRDIEAELMKQIEEKIKPDQLSIEHGLSVVALVGEGMRERPGITSDSTAALARKNVNLRMISQGADERSIIFTIRSEHERLAVRSLYYTFFD, from the coding sequence GTGAAAGTGATTAAATTTGGCGGAAGCTCTGTAGCTTCAGCTGAACAGCTAAAAAAAGTCTTAACAATCGTTTCTGACGACACTCGTCGTCGTTTCGTTGTGGTTTCTGCTCCAGGAAAGCGAACCAATAAAGACAAAAAGGTCACCGACTTATTGATTCAGTTTTACAATGCTGTAGCCTATAAACAAGAAACAGATGAATTGATCCGTGAAATCGTTGCTCGCTATACAGAAATAGCCTCCGAGTTTCACGTTGATGAGGATATTGAACACCGTTTCACTCACGAATTGCAACAACTGCAAGAAAATTATGATGAAGCAGATCCTTATGCCTTGGATAGCTTTTTAGCTAGTGGAGAAAATCTGAATGCACAATTAATCGCAGCGTGTTTCCGCAAAAGTGGTATGAAGGCGCGCTACATTAATCCAAAGGAACTAGGTATTACAGTTTCTGATGAACCACAAAATGCCCGAATCTTGGAGGAGTCTTACGAAAAGATTTATGAGTGGCGGGAAACGGAAGAAATTTTGATCATTCCCGGCTTTTTTGGGTATACACGTGATGGGCATCTATGTACTTTTTCTCGAGGCGGTTCGGATATCACCGGATCGATCGTTGCTGCCGGTTTGAAGGCTGATTTATATGAAAACTTTACCGATGTTGACGGTATCTTTGCAGCAAGTCCAAAATATATCCATGCACCCGAATTGATTCAATGTGCGACGTATCGGGAGATTCGCGAACTCACTTACGCTGGATTTACAGTCTTTCATGATGAGGCCTTAATGCCAGCTTTTAAAGCGCAAATCCCCGTGATCATAAAAAATACGAATAATCCGGAATGCCAAGGAACTTTGATTAAAAAAGACTTCGAGAACGAGAGTCGCAATGAGGTCGTTGGTGTAGCCAGTGACGGCGGCTTTTGCGGGATTACGGTGGGTAAATATTTATTGAATAGAGAAGTCGGGATCGTTCGGCGGATATTGCAAATTCTTGAAGATCTGCATATTGGTTTTGAACACATGCCCTCTGGTATTGACGACATCTCCATTATTTTGCGCGAGCGTCAATTGACACGCGACATCGAAGCAGAATTAATGAAACAAATAGAAGAAAAAATCAAACCCGATCAGTTGTCCATCGAGCATGGCCTTTCAGTAGTCGCCCTTGTTGGTGAAGGAATGCGCGAACGGCCGGGGATTACCTCAGACAGCACCGCAGCACTGGCTCGAAAAAATGTCAATCTGCGAATGATCTCTCAGGGCGCCGATGAACGCAGCATCATCTTTACTATCCGCAGTGAGCACGAACGCCTCGCTGTTCGATCTCTGTACTACACGTTCTTTGATTAG
- a CDS encoding septation ring formation regulator EzrA — translation MGSNVIIGIVIGLVILAAVLYLIGYLMKKKNQERLKELDKRKEALFDLPVVEEVDEVKKMHLVGQSQNTFREWNQKWTDVSTKSFAELESQIFEVESQNETFRFMKGKSAIESAERTMTDMEEEVESIRTGLKELRETEERNSLAVQQALDVFEELKKDLKEKKDSFGPALPEIQKQVKNVEIEFTQFVTLNTSGDPIEAREVLDDAEKHTYEVQETMQKVPAIYEDLDKTFPSQIDELEKTYNKMMLDHFVLPEDDFEERLDKVKKHVERSLEDLEKIELGTVETANKETAELIDDLYALLEKEFEAKKYVLTNRKTIGEYIGHASRNNHQLMVELDHTSQSYALNNNELGRARGFQTEIEELERRYRNMEPQIDKHELSYSEVQVFYKDAFKVLDDIETKQVEIDDDLHDLRKGEKEASEKIEKYEFRLRNLKRYVEQQRLPGLPGDYLEFFFVATDRVEELSKALNKIRINMQDINKLVSLCDEDMELLDQKTYDLVDAAALTEQMMQYANRYRHTHPEIKNAIDNSLELFNKEYRYQDALDEIGTALERVEPGAFKRIEDFYFNNRDLV, via the coding sequence ATGGGAAGTAATGTAATCATAGGGATCGTTATCGGCTTAGTCATATTGGCTGCCGTTTTATACTTGATTGGTTATCTGATGAAGAAAAAAAATCAAGAACGCTTAAAAGAACTTGATAAAAGGAAAGAAGCGTTATTCGATCTTCCTGTTGTAGAGGAAGTCGACGAAGTAAAGAAAATGCACTTGGTTGGTCAAAGTCAGAATACTTTCCGTGAATGGAACCAAAAGTGGACGGATGTTTCGACAAAATCTTTTGCTGAACTTGAAAGTCAAATCTTTGAAGTTGAGAGTCAAAATGAAACGTTCCGCTTCATGAAGGGCAAATCAGCGATCGAAAGCGCAGAACGTACGATGACTGATATGGAAGAAGAAGTAGAAAGCATTCGTACTGGGTTAAAGGAATTACGTGAAACAGAAGAACGGAATTCGTTAGCTGTACAGCAAGCGTTAGATGTCTTCGAAGAGCTGAAGAAAGATTTAAAGGAAAAGAAAGACAGCTTTGGTCCTGCGTTACCAGAAATTCAAAAACAGGTCAAAAATGTTGAAATCGAATTTACACAGTTCGTTACGTTAAATACATCGGGCGATCCAATTGAGGCCCGCGAAGTGTTAGACGATGCTGAAAAGCACACCTATGAAGTGCAAGAGACGATGCAGAAAGTTCCTGCAATTTATGAAGATTTAGATAAAACATTCCCAAGTCAGATTGATGAGTTAGAAAAGACGTACAACAAAATGATGCTTGATCACTTCGTTTTACCAGAAGACGATTTCGAAGAACGTTTGGACAAAGTGAAGAAACACGTGGAACGTTCGTTGGAAGATTTGGAAAAAATCGAGTTGGGGACTGTAGAGACAGCCAACAAAGAAACGGCTGAGTTGATCGATGACCTGTACGCGTTGCTGGAAAAAGAATTTGAAGCGAAAAAATATGTTTTGACGAATCGTAAGACGATCGGGGAATACATTGGGCATGCTTCTCGCAACAATCATCAATTAATGGTGGAGTTGGATCATACGTCTCAAAGCTACGCGTTGAACAACAATGAATTAGGTCGTGCACGCGGGTTCCAAACGGAGATCGAAGAATTGGAACGTCGCTACCGCAACATGGAACCACAAATTGATAAGCATGAATTGTCTTATTCAGAGGTTCAAGTATTCTACAAAGATGCGTTTAAAGTATTAGACGACATTGAGACAAAACAAGTTGAAATCGATGACGATTTGCACGATTTAAGAAAAGGCGAGAAAGAAGCCTCTGAGAAAATCGAGAAATACGAATTCCGTCTGCGCAATCTAAAACGGTATGTTGAACAACAACGTTTACCAGGTCTGCCTGGAGATTATCTAGAATTCTTCTTTGTTGCAACAGATCGTGTTGAAGAGTTGAGCAAAGCGTTAAATAAAATTCGCATCAATATGCAAGACATCAATAAATTGGTTAGTCTTTGTGATGAAGACATGGAACTATTAGACCAAAAAACCTATGATCTAGTTGATGCTGCAGCATTGACTGAACAAATGATGCAATACGCAAACCGTTATCGCCATACGCACCCTGAAATCAAGAATGCGATCGATAATAGTTTGGAATTGTTCAATAAAGAGTACCGTTATCAAGATGCTCTTGATGAGATCGGAACAGCCCTTGAACGTGTTGAGCCAGGTGCTTTTAAACGAATTGAAGATTTCTATTTCAATAACCGAGATTTAGTTTAA